A stretch of DNA from Spirosoma endbachense:
CGATTACGCCTATTTTCTGGAGAAGAAAGACGAACGTGAAACAGCAGCTGCCTCTGAACTGGCGAAAGATCGCAACACGTTCCGGCGCGAGCTGGAATGGATGCGTCGGCAACCCAAGGCGCGCGGAACGAAAGCGCAATATCGAATCGATGCGTTTGACGAACTGAAGGAAAAAACCAGCGGCAAACGGAACGATGGCGAACTTGATCTGAATCTACGCACATCCCGATTGGGCAGTAAGATCCTTGAGGTAGAGAATCTTAGTAAACGTTTTGGGGAGAAAGTACTGCTCGATCATTTTACCTACACCTTCAAACGGTCCGACCGAGTGGGGCTGATCGGGAAAAATGGAATGGGTAAAACCACACTGATGAACATGCTAACCGGTCAGTTGCGTCCTGATTCGGGGAAGATCACAACGGGTGGTACGGTCAAGTTCGGGTACTATACCCAAACCGAGCTGGATCTCCCCGAAAGTCAGCGTGTGATCGACGTCGTGCAGGATGTAGCCGAAGTCATGAAGCTGGCCAATGGCGATACTATTACGGCCAGTCAATTGCTGACTCGATTCCTCTTTGACCGATCGAAACAGTATGATTATGTTGCCAAACTAAGCGGTGGCGAAAAACGTCGGTTGCAGCTTCTGCTCGTGTTGGTGCAGAATCCGAATTTTTTGATTCTTGATGAGCCAACGAATGACCTCGACATTACGACACTCAACGTACTGGAAGATTTTCTGCTTAATTTCTCCGGGTGCGTTCTGATCGTTACGCACGACCGGTACTTCATGGACCGACTTGTTGAGCACGTTTTTGTGATGGAAGGGGCTGGTAAAGTCCGTGACTTTCCGGGGAACTATACCGATTATCGGGAGTGGCGCGACTCCCAGCCGAAGAGCGCTTCACAAAATGATAAACCAGCGGCATCGGTACCGAAGAACCAAACGCCCGCGCCCGTGGTTTCATCCGCGACGGTCGATGGCAACACGAATGGCGCCCGGAAGAAACTGTCATTCAAGGAAATCCGCGAATATGAAACGCTCGAAAAAGAAATTGAGTCGCTGGAGCAACGGAAGGTCGAAGTTATTGGTCTGCTTAATACAGGTGGGCATCACGAGCAGTTAACGGCCTGGGCGCGGGAAATCGAAGAAATTGACCAAAGCATTGCTGAAAAATCGGACCGCTGGCTTGAGTTGGCGGAATATATTTAAAGAGCGAAAGAGTGAATGAGCGAAAGAGTGGCTACGCTACGCTTTCACCGTTTCGGCGGCAGTTTCTTTTACTCTTTCACTCTTTCACTCGTTAAGCATGAACCAGATCGTTGAGTTTTTTCAATACCTGCTTAATTCAGAAGAAATCATCCGAACGGGTGGCTTAGTGCTGATTACGCTGATTATCTTCGTTGAGAACGGAATTATCTTCGGCTTCTTTCTGCCGGGCGATTACCTGCTGTTCTTATCGGGTGTGTTTGCAGGAACGAAAATCCTGAATGTTCCGCTGTGGATACTCTTACTCTGTATTTTTAGTGCCGCTGTTCTGGGTTCCTTAACGGGCTACCTGACGGGCTACTATTTTGGTGCCCGGATCAAAAATCGTCCGGATTCGCTCTTTTTCAAGCAAAAATACATCGACGATACGCGGGCTGCTTTTATTCGTTACGGTAACGGAGCACTTATTGTTGCTCGTTTTTTACCCGTTGTCCGCACTTTTGCGCCGATTTTGGCCGGACTCATTCATATGCCCTCCCGGTTTTTTATCCTCTACAACATCATTGGTGCTTCCATTTGGGTCCTAACCCTTGTGGGCGGGGGCTTTTATTTCGGAGAGCGGTTTCCGTGGATCATCAATTATGTCCACTGGATTATCATTTTCTTTTTGGCTATCACGACATACACCGTTGTCCGCGGATACCTTAATGCCCGTAAGGAAAAACAGGCGGAAGAGGTGTAAAACTTTCATTCATTAGCTTCCCATTAACTCGCGGTTTCAAATGGGTCCTCGTAAACAATCGGTTGGTCTCGTAGAGGAAATCGTCCTTTACAGTCGTTGGGCTTCGGCAAAAAGTCTGCTAAGGGGTCGTCTACGATCACTTCAATTTGATCACCCTTTTCATCCTTTATAAATCAAGATTTCATAGTAGCTACTAGTAGTCGGCCAATTTAAACCTATAAGGTTTTTGAAACCGCATCAGCGGCCCGGCGCATCGGCGGCCCGGCTTATAGGTTTAAATTGGCCGACCACATTCATGACTATTCCGCATAAAATACAAATCAGAATAGTACTATTTTTTGTTCTAAAATTATAAATTTTTGTTCGTTTGTATTATTATGTTACACTTTATGTGGCTCTTTCCGCTTATCTTCATCGACGCCATCTGCAATACCAACTAAAGCATTTCTGATAAAATTCGTCAATT
This window harbors:
- a CDS encoding ABC-F family ATP-binding cassette domain-containing protein, which gives rise to MNYLSAENLTKSYGDRMLFRNLTFGVNRGDKVAIVGANGSGKTTLLSILAGSMPPDSGIVSHRKDISIGYLDQQPDLNDALTVMEVVLAGESAQLDAVRAYEHALAHDDHAALERAMSDMEKLEAWDYEAQIRQILGELGIQDVEQSVGSLSGGQRKRVALARVLIQNPDLLILDEPTNHLDLEAIEYLENFLNTNNGTLLMVSHDRYFLDRVCNQIAELDSGQLYTYKGDYAYFLEKKDERETAAASELAKDRNTFRRELEWMRRQPKARGTKAQYRIDAFDELKEKTSGKRNDGELDLNLRTSRLGSKILEVENLSKRFGEKVLLDHFTYTFKRSDRVGLIGKNGMGKTTLMNMLTGQLRPDSGKITTGGTVKFGYYTQTELDLPESQRVIDVVQDVAEVMKLANGDTITASQLLTRFLFDRSKQYDYVAKLSGGEKRRLQLLLVLVQNPNFLILDEPTNDLDITTLNVLEDFLLNFSGCVLIVTHDRYFMDRLVEHVFVMEGAGKVRDFPGNYTDYREWRDSQPKSASQNDKPAASVPKNQTPAPVVSSATVDGNTNGARKKLSFKEIREYETLEKEIESLEQRKVEVIGLLNTGGHHEQLTAWAREIEEIDQSIAEKSDRWLELAEYI
- a CDS encoding DedA family protein, which encodes MNQIVEFFQYLLNSEEIIRTGGLVLITLIIFVENGIIFGFFLPGDYLLFLSGVFAGTKILNVPLWILLLCIFSAAVLGSLTGYLTGYYFGARIKNRPDSLFFKQKYIDDTRAAFIRYGNGALIVARFLPVVRTFAPILAGLIHMPSRFFILYNIIGASIWVLTLVGGGFYFGERFPWIINYVHWIIIFFLAITTYTVVRGYLNARKEKQAEEV